In Vigna angularis cultivar LongXiaoDou No.4 chromosome 8, ASM1680809v1, whole genome shotgun sequence, one DNA window encodes the following:
- the LOC108345937 gene encoding TMV resistance protein N isoform X4, which translates to MPVHEGVLKMEKEKGDISALRLYYYQFHIHHQIQAWFWRALISQPQSEYVLFMAVRSHSQEFTYDVFLNFRGSDTRYGFAGNLYKALDDRGIHTFIDDKKLRGGDELAPTLVKAIQESRIAITVLSITYASSSFCLDELVYILDRADEKKLLVLPVFYNVDPSFVRHQKGSFGEALAWHEERLKADNKERLNHHMEKLEKWKMALHQVANLSGFHYKYGEGYEYKFIGKIVEWVSSEINRAPLHVADYPVGLDSQVLKVMKLLDVGSSDGVLLIGIYGMGGVGKTSLASAVYNLIASHFDGSCFLQNVREKSRKHGLVHLQSIILSEMLGDKRIMFESEQQGISMIQHRLQHKRLLLILDDVDKHELLQTLVGRPDCFGPGSKVIITTRDKQLLASHHVQKTYKVKKLNKNHALQLLTWKVFKSEQVYPEYEEVLNRAVTYACGLPLALEVIGANLCGKSIQECKSVIDQYKRIPNNRIQETLKVSFDALQEEEKRVFLDISCCFKGYKLTEVEDILHAHHGACMKYHIGVLAEKSFIKIGQYDCVTLHDLVEDMGKEIVRQESPEEPGKRSRLWSPKDIIQVLEDNTGTSEIKIICLDFPLFEKKMVEWNGMAFQKMQNLKTLIIRNGIFSDDPKCFPNSLRVLEWWRYPSHCLPSYFQPKQLAICKLPHSLFMSFEMDGLSKKLRNLRVLNFDCCECLTQIPDAVSDLQNLEELSFQNCVNLVRVHNSVGLLEKLRILEASGCIKLRNFPPLKLTSLEKLELSHCSSLERFPEIIGKMENIRELRLLGTLIKGLPLSFQNLTRLKKLSLLFCGIVQLQSSIVMMPELTLIEAWGWEGWQWIKWEEDEEKDGSMVSSKVELLWAPKCNLRDDFFQIGFTRFAHVKDLDLSNNNFTQLPECIKECQFLKKLDVSCCKHLREIRGIPPKLKHFNATNCLSLTPSRSA; encoded by the exons ATGCCTGTCCACGAAGGTGTCCTgaaaatggagaaagaaaaaggagataTTTCCGCGTTAAGACTTTACTATTATCAGTTTCATATTCATCATCAGATTCAAGCTTGGTTTTGGAGAGCCCTAATAAGTCAACCGCAATCGgagtatgttttgttcatggcTGTAAGATCGCACTCCCAAGAATTCACCTACGATGTGTTCCTCAACTTCAGAGGCTCAGACACACGCTATGGTTTTGCTGGCAATCTCTACAAAGCTCTGGATGACAGGGGAATCCACACTTTCATTGATGACAAGAAGCTTCGGGGTGGAGATGAACTAGCACCAACACTTGTGAAGGCAATTCAAGAGTCCAGGATTGCCATCACTGTGCTTTCTATCACCTatgcttcttcttcattttgtttAGATGAACTGGTTTACATCCTTGACCGTGCTGACGAAAAAAAGTTGCTGGTTTTGCCAGTTTTTTATAACGTGGATCCTTCTTTTGTGAGGCACCAAAAAGGAAGTTTTGGTGAAGCATTGGCTTGGCATGAGGAAAGGCTCAAAGCTGATAATAAGGAGAGGTTAAACCATCACATGGAGAAGTTGGAGAAATGGAAGATGGCTCTTCATCAAGTAGCTAACTTGTCTGGCTTTCATTACAAATATGG AGAAGGATATGAATACAAGTTTATTGGGAAGATTGTTGAGTGGGTCTCTAGTGAGATTAATCGTGCTCCTTTACATGTGGCGGATTACCCGGTTGGATTAGACTCACAAGTGTTAAAAGTAATGAAGCTTTTGGATGTAGGATCTAGTGATGGTGTCCTCTTGATAGGGATCTATGGAATGGGAGGGGTAGGGAAAACGTCACTTGCTTCAGCAGTTTATAATTTGATTGCTAGCCATTTTGATGGTTCCTGTTTTCTTCAAAATGTGAGAGAGAAATCACGCAAACACGGATTAGTACATCTTCAAAGCATCATTCTTTCCGAAATGCTTGGAGATAAGAGAATTATGTTTGAAAGTGAGCAACAAGGAATTTCAATGATACAACACAGGCTCCAACACAAGAGGCTTCTTTTGATTTTAGATGATGTTGACAAACATGAGCTGTTGCAGACACTTGTTGGAAGGCCTGACTGTTTTGGTCCTGGAAGCAAAGTCATCATCACCACTCGGGACAAACAACTGCTGGCATCTCATCATGTTCAAAAAACATATAAGGTgaagaaattaaataagaacCATGCTCTTCAATTGCTTACATGGAAAGTTTTCAAATCAGAACAAGTTTATCCAGAATACGAGGAGGTGCTTAATCGTGCAGTAACTTATGCTTGTGGCCTTCCATTGGCTTTGGAAGTAATAGGTGCCAACCTGTGTGGAAAAAGTATACAAGAATGCAAATCTGTCATAGATCAATATAAAAGAATTCCAAACAATCGAATCCAAGAGACTCTTAAAGTAAGCTTCGATGCTTTGcaggaagaagagaagagagtttTTCTTGACATTTCTTGTTGCTTCAAAGGATATAAATTAACCGAAGTTGAAGATATACTTCATGCTCATCATGGTGCTTGTATGAAATATCATATTGGCGTGTTGGCTGAAAAATCTTTCATAAAGATTGGTCAGTATGATTGTGTTACATTGCATGACTTGGTAGAGGACATGGGTAAGGAAATTGTCAGACAAGAGTCACCAGAAGAACCAGGGAAGCGCAGTAGGTTATGGTCACCAAAAGATATAATCCAAGTTTTGGAAGACAACACT GGAACAAgtgaaattaaaatcatatgtCTGGATTTCCCCttgtttgaaaagaaaatggtAGAATGGAATGGGATGGCTTTCCAGAAGATGCAAAACCTCAAAACACTTATTATTAGAAATGGAATTTTTTCTGATGATCCCAAATGTTTTCCAAATAGTTTGAGAGTGTTGGAATGGTGGAGATATCCTTCACATTGTTTACCATCTTATTTTCAACCAAAACAGCTTGCAATATGCAAGTTACCCCATAGTCTCTTTATGTCATTTGAGATGGATGGATTAAGCAAG AAGCTCAGGAATCTACGGGTTTTGAATTTTGACTGCTGTGAATGTTTAACTCAGATACCTGATGCCGTATCTGATCTCCAAAATTTGGAGGaactttcatttcaaaattgtgTAAATTTAGTTAGAGTTCATAATTCGGTTGGTTTGCTGGAGAAACTGAGGATATTGGAAGCTTCTGGTTGCATCAAGCTTAGGAATTTTCCACCCCTGAAGTTGACTTCTCTTGAAAAACTTGAACTTTCACATTGTTCTAGTCTTGAGAGGTTTCCAGAAATTATAGGAAAGATGGAAAACATAAGGGAACTTCGGTTGCTAGGAACTCTCATAAAAGGGTTGCCactttcatttcaaaatctaaCTCGGCTTAAAAAGTTGTCCCTGCTATTCTGTGGAATTGTTCAGTTACAAAGCAGCATTGTCATGATGCCAGAACTGACACTTATTGAGGCTTGGGGATGGGAAGGGTGGCAGTGGATAAAGTGGGAAGAGGACGAAGAAAAAGATGGCTCAATGGTATCTTCAAAAGTAGAATTGCTTTGGGCGCCAAAATGCAACCTGCGTgatgatttttttcaaataggTTTCACACGGTTTGCTCATGTGAAAGATTTAGACCTATCGAACAATAATTTCACACAGCTTCCTGAATGCATCAAAGAatgtcaatttttaaaaaagctTGACGTGAGTTGTTGCAAGCATCTTCGGGAAATCAGAGGAATCCCACCAAAGTTGAAACATTTCAACGCAACAAACTGTTTATCGCTGACACCCTCGA GATCTGCATGA
- the LOC108345937 gene encoding TMV resistance protein N isoform X3: protein MPVHEGVLKMEKEKGDISALRLYYYQFHIHHQIQAWFWRALISQPQSEYVLFMAVRSHSQEFTYDVFLNFRGSDTRYGFAGNLYKALDDRGIHTFIDDKKLRGGDELAPTLVKAIQESRIAITVLSITYASSSFCLDELVYILDRADEKKLLVLPVFYNVDPSFVRHQKGSFGEALAWHEERLKADNKERLNHHMEKLEKWKMALHQVANLSGFHYKYGEGYEYKFIGKIVEWVSSEINRAPLHVADYPVGLDSQVLKVMKLLDVGSSDGVLLIGIYGMGGVGKTSLASAVYNLIASHFDGSCFLQNVREKSRKHGLVHLQSIILSEMLGDKRIMFESEQQGISMIQHRLQHKRLLLILDDVDKHELLQTLVGRPDCFGPGSKVIITTRDKQLLASHHVQKTYKVKKLNKNHALQLLTWKVFKSEQVYPEYEEVLNRAVTYACGLPLALEVIGANLCGKSIQECKSVIDQYKRIPNNRIQETLKVSFDALQEEEKRVFLDISCCFKGYKLTEVEDILHAHHGACMKYHIGVLAEKSFIKIGQYDCVTLHDLVEDMGKEIVRQESPEEPGKRSRLWSPKDIIQVLEDNTGTSEIKIICLDFPLFEKKMVEWNGMAFQKMQNLKTLIIRNGIFSDDPKCFPNSLRVLEWWRYPSHCLPSYFQPKQLAICKLPHSLFMSFEMDGLSKKLRNLRVLNFDCCECLTQIPDAVSDLQNLEELSFQNCVNLVRVHNSVGLLEKLRILEASGCIKLRNFPPLKLTSLEKLELSHCSSLERFPEIIGKMENIRELRLLGTLIKGLPLSFQNLTRLKKLSLLFCGIVQLQSSIVMMPELTLIEAWGWEGWQWIKWEEDEEKDGSMVSSKVELLWAPKCNLRDDFFQIGFTRFAHVKDLDLSNNNFTQLPECIKECQFLKKLDVSCCKHLREIRGIPPKLKHFNATNCLSLTPSSISIFLNEAQVLEVGSRTHISFRSTKFNFHQQSV from the exons ATGCCTGTCCACGAAGGTGTCCTgaaaatggagaaagaaaaaggagataTTTCCGCGTTAAGACTTTACTATTATCAGTTTCATATTCATCATCAGATTCAAGCTTGGTTTTGGAGAGCCCTAATAAGTCAACCGCAATCGgagtatgttttgttcatggcTGTAAGATCGCACTCCCAAGAATTCACCTACGATGTGTTCCTCAACTTCAGAGGCTCAGACACACGCTATGGTTTTGCTGGCAATCTCTACAAAGCTCTGGATGACAGGGGAATCCACACTTTCATTGATGACAAGAAGCTTCGGGGTGGAGATGAACTAGCACCAACACTTGTGAAGGCAATTCAAGAGTCCAGGATTGCCATCACTGTGCTTTCTATCACCTatgcttcttcttcattttgtttAGATGAACTGGTTTACATCCTTGACCGTGCTGACGAAAAAAAGTTGCTGGTTTTGCCAGTTTTTTATAACGTGGATCCTTCTTTTGTGAGGCACCAAAAAGGAAGTTTTGGTGAAGCATTGGCTTGGCATGAGGAAAGGCTCAAAGCTGATAATAAGGAGAGGTTAAACCATCACATGGAGAAGTTGGAGAAATGGAAGATGGCTCTTCATCAAGTAGCTAACTTGTCTGGCTTTCATTACAAATATGG AGAAGGATATGAATACAAGTTTATTGGGAAGATTGTTGAGTGGGTCTCTAGTGAGATTAATCGTGCTCCTTTACATGTGGCGGATTACCCGGTTGGATTAGACTCACAAGTGTTAAAAGTAATGAAGCTTTTGGATGTAGGATCTAGTGATGGTGTCCTCTTGATAGGGATCTATGGAATGGGAGGGGTAGGGAAAACGTCACTTGCTTCAGCAGTTTATAATTTGATTGCTAGCCATTTTGATGGTTCCTGTTTTCTTCAAAATGTGAGAGAGAAATCACGCAAACACGGATTAGTACATCTTCAAAGCATCATTCTTTCCGAAATGCTTGGAGATAAGAGAATTATGTTTGAAAGTGAGCAACAAGGAATTTCAATGATACAACACAGGCTCCAACACAAGAGGCTTCTTTTGATTTTAGATGATGTTGACAAACATGAGCTGTTGCAGACACTTGTTGGAAGGCCTGACTGTTTTGGTCCTGGAAGCAAAGTCATCATCACCACTCGGGACAAACAACTGCTGGCATCTCATCATGTTCAAAAAACATATAAGGTgaagaaattaaataagaacCATGCTCTTCAATTGCTTACATGGAAAGTTTTCAAATCAGAACAAGTTTATCCAGAATACGAGGAGGTGCTTAATCGTGCAGTAACTTATGCTTGTGGCCTTCCATTGGCTTTGGAAGTAATAGGTGCCAACCTGTGTGGAAAAAGTATACAAGAATGCAAATCTGTCATAGATCAATATAAAAGAATTCCAAACAATCGAATCCAAGAGACTCTTAAAGTAAGCTTCGATGCTTTGcaggaagaagagaagagagtttTTCTTGACATTTCTTGTTGCTTCAAAGGATATAAATTAACCGAAGTTGAAGATATACTTCATGCTCATCATGGTGCTTGTATGAAATATCATATTGGCGTGTTGGCTGAAAAATCTTTCATAAAGATTGGTCAGTATGATTGTGTTACATTGCATGACTTGGTAGAGGACATGGGTAAGGAAATTGTCAGACAAGAGTCACCAGAAGAACCAGGGAAGCGCAGTAGGTTATGGTCACCAAAAGATATAATCCAAGTTTTGGAAGACAACACT GGAACAAgtgaaattaaaatcatatgtCTGGATTTCCCCttgtttgaaaagaaaatggtAGAATGGAATGGGATGGCTTTCCAGAAGATGCAAAACCTCAAAACACTTATTATTAGAAATGGAATTTTTTCTGATGATCCCAAATGTTTTCCAAATAGTTTGAGAGTGTTGGAATGGTGGAGATATCCTTCACATTGTTTACCATCTTATTTTCAACCAAAACAGCTTGCAATATGCAAGTTACCCCATAGTCTCTTTATGTCATTTGAGATGGATGGATTAAGCAAG AAGCTCAGGAATCTACGGGTTTTGAATTTTGACTGCTGTGAATGTTTAACTCAGATACCTGATGCCGTATCTGATCTCCAAAATTTGGAGGaactttcatttcaaaattgtgTAAATTTAGTTAGAGTTCATAATTCGGTTGGTTTGCTGGAGAAACTGAGGATATTGGAAGCTTCTGGTTGCATCAAGCTTAGGAATTTTCCACCCCTGAAGTTGACTTCTCTTGAAAAACTTGAACTTTCACATTGTTCTAGTCTTGAGAGGTTTCCAGAAATTATAGGAAAGATGGAAAACATAAGGGAACTTCGGTTGCTAGGAACTCTCATAAAAGGGTTGCCactttcatttcaaaatctaaCTCGGCTTAAAAAGTTGTCCCTGCTATTCTGTGGAATTGTTCAGTTACAAAGCAGCATTGTCATGATGCCAGAACTGACACTTATTGAGGCTTGGGGATGGGAAGGGTGGCAGTGGATAAAGTGGGAAGAGGACGAAGAAAAAGATGGCTCAATGGTATCTTCAAAAGTAGAATTGCTTTGGGCGCCAAAATGCAACCTGCGTgatgatttttttcaaataggTTTCACACGGTTTGCTCATGTGAAAGATTTAGACCTATCGAACAATAATTTCACACAGCTTCCTGAATGCATCAAAGAatgtcaatttttaaaaaagctTGACGTGAGTTGTTGCAAGCATCTTCGGGAAATCAGAGGAATCCCACCAAAGTTGAAACATTTCAACGCAACAAACTGTTTATCGCTGACACCCTCGAGTATAAGCATTTTCCTAAACgag GCTCAAGTTCTTGAAGTTGGGAGCAGAACACACATTTCTTTTCGATCTacgaaatttaattttcaccaACAATCTGTATGA